From the Streptomyces pluripotens genome, one window contains:
- the recO gene encoding DNA repair protein RecO — MSLFRDDGIVLRTQKLGEADRIITLLTRGHGRVRAVARGVRRTKSKFGARLEPFSHVDVQFFARGSELVGRGLPLCTQSETIAAYGGGIVTDYARYTAGTAMLETAERFTDHEGEPAVQQYLLLVGALRTLARDEHAPHLVLDAFLLRSLAVNGYAPSFGDCAKCGMPGPNRFFSVGSGGSVCADCRVPGSVVPSSQTLVLLGALLAGDWETADACEARYVREGNGLVSAYLHWHLERGLRSLRYVEQ; from the coding sequence ATGAGTCTGTTCCGCGACGACGGCATCGTGCTGCGCACCCAGAAGCTGGGTGAGGCGGACCGGATCATCACCCTGCTCACGCGCGGTCACGGGCGGGTGCGGGCGGTCGCCCGGGGCGTGCGGCGCACCAAGTCGAAGTTCGGGGCCCGGCTGGAGCCCTTCTCCCACGTCGACGTGCAGTTCTTCGCACGGGGGAGTGAGCTGGTCGGGCGCGGACTGCCGTTGTGCACACAGAGCGAGACCATCGCCGCGTACGGTGGCGGGATCGTCACCGACTACGCCCGCTACACCGCCGGTACGGCCATGCTGGAGACAGCCGAGCGGTTCACCGATCACGAGGGCGAGCCGGCCGTGCAGCAGTACCTGCTGCTCGTCGGCGCCCTGCGGACGCTCGCCCGGGATGAGCACGCCCCCCATCTGGTCCTCGACGCGTTCCTGCTGCGCTCCCTCGCCGTCAATGGCTACGCACCCAGCTTCGGTGACTGCGCGAAGTGCGGGATGCCCGGCCCGAACCGCTTCTTCTCGGTGGGGTCCGGCGGCTCCGTCTGCGCCGACTGCCGGGTGCCCGGCAGCGTCGTACCCTCCTCGCAGACCCTGGTGCTGCTCGGGGCGCTGCTTGCGGGAGACTGGGAGACGGCGGACGCGTGCGAGGCGCGGTACGTCCGCGAGGGCAACGGGCTGGTGTCCGCCTACCTGCACTGGCACCTGGAGCGCGGGCTGCGTTCCCTTCGGTACGTCGAGCAGTAA